One genomic region from Bacillus sp. SLBN-46 encodes:
- the opp3b gene encoding oligopeptide ABC transporter permease produces the protein MAKYLVQRVIYMLITLFIVISITFFLMKLIPGSPFNNFEKLSEFQRTLLLEKYGLNDPVPVQFFKYLGAMVKGDLGVSFQFDNTPVTELLANRIGPSATLGLEAMVFGALFGIFLGVVAALKQNTWLDYGSTFIAVVGKSVPSFIFAGLLQYYVSVKLGWLPVMFWRGPEYTILPTIALAMFPISIAARFMRTEMIEVLGSDYITLAKAKGASYWQISVKHALRNALIPVVTVLGPLAVGLMTGSLVIERIFGIPGLGEQFVKSISVNDYPVIMGTNILFAVLFVVIILVVDILYGIIDPRIRISGGKTK, from the coding sequence ATGGCAAAATATCTCGTGCAACGTGTGATTTATATGTTAATTACACTTTTCATTGTTATATCAATTACTTTTTTCCTCATGAAGTTAATTCCTGGAAGTCCATTTAATAACTTTGAAAAACTCTCAGAATTCCAGCGTACCCTTTTGCTAGAGAAATATGGGTTAAATGACCCCGTGCCTGTTCAGTTTTTTAAGTATTTAGGTGCAATGGTAAAAGGTGATCTTGGAGTTTCCTTTCAATTTGATAATACCCCTGTAACAGAACTTCTCGCTAATCGTATTGGACCATCCGCAACACTTGGATTGGAAGCCATGGTTTTTGGCGCATTATTTGGAATATTCCTAGGTGTCGTTGCTGCATTGAAGCAAAATACCTGGTTGGATTATGGTTCTACTTTTATTGCTGTTGTAGGTAAATCGGTTCCATCATTTATTTTTGCCGGTCTGCTTCAGTATTACGTTTCAGTTAAACTAGGGTGGTTACCAGTAATGTTTTGGAGAGGGCCTGAGTATACCATCCTTCCAACTATTGCGTTAGCTATGTTCCCTATTTCAATTGCAGCACGGTTTATGCGTACTGAAATGATTGAAGTGCTAGGGTCTGACTATATTACACTTGCTAAAGCAAAAGGGGCAAGCTATTGGCAAATTAGTGTAAAGCATGCTCTTAGAAATGCATTGATCCCTGTGGTTACCGTTTTGGGACCATTGGCTGTAGGTTTAATGACTGGTTCACTAGTTATTGAAAGAATCTTTGGTATTCCTGGCTTAGGTGAGCAGTTTGTTAAATCGATCAGTGTAAATGATTATCCAGTAATTATGGGTACAAATATTCTATTTGCCGTTCTTTTCGTAGTTATTATATTAGTCGTTGATATTCTGTATGGAATTATCGACCCACGTATTCGTATTTCGGGGGGGAAAACTAAATGA